From the Oncorhynchus keta strain PuntledgeMale-10-30-2019 unplaced genomic scaffold, Oket_V2 Un_contig_7829_pilon_pilon, whole genome shotgun sequence genome, one window contains:
- the LOC127926573 gene encoding protein THEM6-like, with protein sequence MEMLLWVLGVLLLLFSSLDVWYFVRAAVTVVRAWFQKPVWDVLGEQSVSGRVLLHDIDLGHMNNARYLRECDFARLDGSQEAEFSVSFNVFLYPSSS encoded by the exons AT GGAGATGTTACTGTGGGTGTTAGgggtgttgctgctgctgttctccagtctGGATGTGTGGTACTTCGTGCGTGCGGCGGTCACGGTGGTCAGGGCCTGGTTCCAGAAGCCGGTGTGGGACGTCCTGGGGGAACAGAGTGTGTCGGGGCGCGTCCTGCTTCACGATATCGACCTGGGACACATGAACAATGCCAGATACCTCCGGGAGTGTGACTTCGCCAGGTTAGATGGGTCCCAGGAAGCTGAGTTCTCTGTTAGTTTTAACGTATTCCTTTACCCCagtagctcctaa